The Streptomyces sp. NBC_00335 DNA window TGGTCGTCTCCTTCACGTCCGCCCCCAGCGGCACGTGCAGGGTGTCCCACAACTCCATCCAGGCGGCCCGCACCATCTCGCCGAACTCGGGCTCCCCGGCAGCCTCGGCGGCGGCGACGGTCACGTACGTCTGGAGCTGCATCTGCAGCTTCTCGGGCTGCTCGGCGATCAGCTTCATGTAGGCCACGCTCATCGCCTCGACCGCATCCTCGCCGTGGAGACCCTTGGCGGCTTCCTCGAAGACGCGCCGGATGTCCTCCATGCAGCGGGCGGCGGCGGCCAGGAAGATGGCCTGCTTGTTCGGGAAGAGCCGGAACAGGTACGGCTGAGACACCCCGACGCGCTTGGCGATCGCCTCGGTGGAGGTCCCGTAGTACCCGCCCCGCGCGAACTCGCCCATCGCCGCCAGGATGACGCTCTCGCGTCGCTCTTCCGCACTCATCCTTGCCATGCTTCGAAGTTAGTGCTCAATCACTAACTTGGCAAGCCGTATCGGCGGGTGAGCACCAAAAAGGCCCTGACCTGCGAGTTCCCTCGCCGGCCAGAGCCTTGTCGGTAACACCTGAAGCAAATGGGGCCCGAGGGGCCTCCAGGAGGCCACCGGGAGGCGCACAGGGGTCCCAGGAGGCCCACAGGGGCAGGCCTCAGGGGGCTGCCTACGCGAGAGCAACCACCGCGCGCGACATCCCCAGCACCTTCTGCCCGGCGCTCATGGCCGTCAGGTCGACCCGCACCCGCTTGTCGTCCAGCTTCACCGCGACCTTGGCCGTGACCTCGATCAGCGCGCCCTGCCCGTCGTTCGGAACGACGACCGGCTTCGTGAACCGCACCCCGTACTCCACGACCGCACCCGGGTCGCCCACCCAGTCGGTCACGACGCGGATCGCCTCGGCCATGGTGAACATGCCGTGGGCGATCACGTCGGGCAGTCCGACCTCGGTGGCGAACTTCTCGTTCCAGTGGATCGGGTTGAAGTCACCCGACGCACCCGCGTACCGCACCAGCGTCGCCCGCGTGACGGGGAAGGACGCCGCCGGCAGCTCGGTGCCGACCTCGACGTCGTCGTACTGGATCTGGGCAGCCATCTCAGGCCTCCTCGGGAGCGGAACCGGCGGCGGCGGGAGCGGCGGCGGGCTCGGGCGCCCGGGAGACGAGCTTCGTCCAGGCCGTCACCACGTGCTCGCCGGACTCGTCGTGGACCTCACCGCGGATGTCGATGACGTCGTTGCCCGCGAGCGACTTGATGGCCTCGATGGTCGAGGTCACCGTCAGCCGGTCGCCCGCCCGCACGGGGCGGGTGTACGCGAACTTCTGGTCGCCGTGCACGACGCGGCTGTAGTCCAGGCCCAGCTGCGGGTCGTCGACGACCTGGCTGGCCGCGGCGAACGTGATGGCAAACACAAAGGTCGGCGGGGCGATCACGTCCTGGTGACCGAACGCCTTGGCTGCCTCGGGATCCGTGTACACCGGATTGGCGTCACCCACGGCGACCGCGAATTCGCGGATCTTCTCCCGGCCGACCTCGTACGGATCGGTGGGCGGGTAGCTCCGCCCCACGAAGGACTGGTCGAGCGCCATGACTCCCTACCTCCTTGTTGAAACGATCTGTCGAAACGACATAAGGCCGCCCCCCAAATGAAGGGGGCGACCTCATGACTGTGCCTGTTGAACGAGACTTCGCTAAGTGCTAGCGGGTCTCGCGGTGCGCGGTGTGCGAGTTGCAACGCGGGCAGTGCTTCTTCATCTCAAGACGGTCCGGGTTGTTACGCCGGTTCTTCTTGGTGATGTAGTTCCGCTCCTTGCACTCCACGCAGGCCAGCGTGATCTTCGGGCGGACGTCGGTGGCAGCCACGTGAGTGCTCCTTGACGGACATTAGGGACGGATGAACGCATAAAAGAGTAGCCGATCGGGAGACCGACCCCGCAATCGGCTACTGTGTGTAGCGGCGACCGGACTTGAACCGGTGACACAGCGATTATGAGCCGCTTGCTCTACCGACTGAGCTACGCCGCTTTGATGAGATCCGCTCCCCACCCGAGGGTGGGGAACCTCTCTCACCAGAGCCCCAATGCGGAATCGAACCGCAGACCTTCTCCTTACCATGGAGACGCTCTACCGACTGAGCTATTGGGGCGAGCGAGGAAGACATTACACGGTCGCCCGCCGATCGCCCAAATCCTTTGCGGGGCCTGGCCTCCGAGCCCCATCGCGGCCTTTCTTGATCCGCGCGAAACGCGTCTCCGGAGCCCCTCCGGGCGCCTTTCGCCCCGAAAGGTGTCGGGCATCACACCCGCGACCACCCGAGTTCCACTCTGAGTAACCAAGAACCCCGGCCGAATCCCCGCCGAACCCTCGGCGGAGCCCTCCGTCGCCGAAACCACCCCGAGCGCGCCTCTTCCCAGCACCTCCGAGCCGTCGCTACGGCGGCCCGGGGCGGACTGCGGACTGCGGACGCGGGGTCGGCCCGGATCCGAACAGGAACCGGGGCACGGAGGCGGCGGGCACCTGCGGACCGCACGGGGCTCGCGGGGCTGCGGGGCTGCGGGGCTGCGGGGCTCGCGGGGCTCCCGGGGGCGGGGGCGCCCTCGCCAGGGCGGTCCAGCCAGACGCACCGGTACGACTATTGCCCTCTTCCGCGAAGCGAGCACCCCTGCCCCCTAGGCTCTGAGCACGCTGCGTGATCTTGGGCCGCGGGCCGCGGCCACGGCCCCAGGAACCGCCCGAGCCACCGCAGGAGCGCGATGTCCGACAGCCCGCCGCAGCAGCCGTCCCACTCCCCGCGCAACCGCCCCGGCAGCGGCCAGGGGCAGGGCCAAGGCCAAGGTCAGGGGCAGGGCCCCGAAGGCACCCAGGGCAGCCAGGGCCCGGCGGCCCCCGAGTCCACCACCCTGCTCCTCACCGGCGCCCGCCTCACCGACGGCCGCACCGTCGACGTCCGCCTCGGCGGCGGCCGGATCCAGGCCGTCGGGACGGCCGGCAGCCTGCCCGCCGCCGCGGGCGCCCGCGTCGACCTCACCGGCTACCTGCTGCTCCCCGCGCCCGCCGAGCCCCATTCCCACGGGGACACCGCCCTGACCGCGGACAGCGAGGGGCCCGTCTCCTACTCCCCCGACGAGGTGCAGCGCCGCGCCACCGAGGCCGCCCTCCTCCAGCTCGGGCACGGCGCCACGGCCGTCCGGTCCCACGTGCGCATCGGCGACGTGCACGGCCTCGGCCCCCTGGAGGCCGTGCTCCAGGCCCGCCGCTCCCTGCGCGGGCTCACCGATCTCACCACCGTCGCCGTGCCCCGGCTGCTGACCGGGGTGGCCGGGGCCGACGGGCTCGCCATGCTGCGGGACGCCGTGAAGATGGGTGCCTCCGTCATCGGCGGCTGCCCCGACCTCGACCCCGACCCCACCGGCTTCCTCGAAGCCGTACTGGAACTCGCCTCCGAGCACGGCTGCCCCGTCGACCTGCACACCGACGGGGACGACCCGGCCCGCCTGTCCCGGCTCGCGGCCATGGCCGGCGGGCTGCGGCCGGGGGTCTCCATCGGGCCCTGCGGCGGTCTGTCCCGGCTCCCGCTGGACGTGGCGACCCGGGCCGCCGACCAACTGGCGGCCGCCGGCGTGGGAGTGACCTGCCTCCCCCAGGGCGACTGCGCGGCCCTGGAGCGGCGGGGACTGCGCACCGCCCCCGTACGGCTGCTGCGCGCCGCCGGGGTCCGTGTGGCGGCCGGGAGCGGTGCCCTGCGCGACGCGGGCAACCCGGTCGGGCGCGGGGACCCGCTCGAAGCCGCGTACCTCCTGGCCTCCCAGGGCGGGCTCCGCGCCACCGAGGCCTACCACTCGGTCGGCGGCGCCGCCCGCGAGGCGATGGGCCTGCCGGAGGTGCGGGTGGAGGCCGGCTTCCCGGCGGAGCTGCTCGCCGTGCGCGGGGACCGGATCGCGAGCGTGCTGTCCCTCGCGTACAGCCGGATCGTCATCCACCGCGGGCGGGTGGTAGCCCGGACGAGTGCCGTACGGGAGTACTGCGACTCCGCCGTCGCGGTGGCCCTGGACCTGCCCCGGCAGGGCCGTATGGAGCCCGGTCCCTGAGGGTTCACCGCATGTTCCCGGGCGCGGGCGCCCGGCTCGTCGTACGGTCGTGGCATGCGCATCGTCATCGCGGGTGGACACGGTCAGATCGCGCTGCGGCTGGAGCGCCTGCTCGCCGCGCGCGGGTACGAGGTCGCGGGCATCATCCGCGATCCGGCACAGGGCGACGACCTCAGGGAGGCGGGCGCCGAACCGGTGCTGTGCGATCTGGAATCGGCGTCGGTCGAGCACGTGGCGGGCATCCTGCAGGGCGCGGACGCCGCGGTGTTCGCGGCGGGCGCGGGGCCCGGCAGCGGGGCCGGTCGCAAGGACACGGTGGACCGGGGCGCGGCGGTGCTGTTCGCGGACGCCGCCGAACGGGCCCGGGTACGCCGCTTCCTGATGGTCTCTTCGATGGGCGCGGACACCCGCCGCGAAGGCGACGAGGTCTTCGACCACTACCTCCGCGCCAAGGGCGAGGCCGACGAGCACGTCCGCACCCGTCTGGGCCTGGAGTGGACGGTCCTGCGCCCGGGCTCGCTGATCGACGACGCGGGTACCGGCCTGGTCCGACTGGAGGCGCAGACGGGCCGCGGGCCGGTCACCCGCGACGACGTGGCGGCGGTGCTCGCCGAGCTGATCGAGACCCCCGCGACCGCGGGCCTGACCCTGGAACTCATCGCGGGGTCCACCCCGGTCCCGGTGGCGGTCAAGGACGTGGCGGGCAACTAGACCGCCCCCGCCCCGGCCGGCGGGAAGCCGCCCGGTCGGGGCACGGGACGGGACGGGGAACAGCAGCCCACGGACCACCGGCCGGCCGGTCAGAAGTCGGCGGTCAGAAGACGGGCGCTCAGAAGTCGGCGGTCAACCGGTCGTCGGACCGCCCGACGGAATCCTGCTCGAACCGCTTCTCGTACGCCTGCCGGATCCGCTCGATGCGCGCGCCGCGCTCGTCGGCCTCCGCCTCCGGGTACAGCAGCACCACCTCGTACGAGGTCTCACGGATGATCTTTCCGTCCCGCTGCCACTGGCCTCGCCCGCTCTGGAGGGTCAGCCCCTCGGGGAAGGCGGGGGTGATCTCCCGTTCGAGGAACCCCGTGAACTCCCGCTCCCCCACCGGTGGGCGGCCGTTCGGCCGCTCGGTGCCGAAGTAGAGCCGGGTCTCTTGGTAGGGGTGCCCCACATCGCTGTTCAGCGCCGCTCCGACCAGAGCCGGGATCCCCGCTCCGAGCAGGGCGAGGAGCACCCCGCCGCCGACCTTTCCGCGCGCGTCAGAAGTCCATTTCACGCCGGATGAACGACCGGGGCCCCGCATCGGCACGCCCGATCCGCCCGATGGGCTCACCCCGCGCCCGCTCCGGCCGGCCCCTCATGCCGTCTCCAGCCGGCGCCGCCACCACGGATCCCCTGGCGGGGCGTACGGGTCATTGAGCGTCCGGGCGAGGAACCGCGCGTCGAGCGGCGCGAGCACGGCCCGCAGCTCCCGCGCGGCGCGACGGGACAGGGAGAGGCAGAAGACCTCCAAGGCCTCCCGGTGATCGCCGCCCCAGACGGGTTGGCAGCAGGGGCAGTCGTCGTACCAACTCGGGTAGATGATCCACGACGGTCCGCGCCCGTACACCGTCGCGCGCCAGGCGGACAGCGCGCGATGGGCCGCGCCCGGCTCGTACCGGTGGCGTTCGACGTGGGCGATCTCCACGAGAGTGCGGGAGGAGACACCCGGAACGACGGCTCGGTCGCCCGCTCGGGACGTCCGGCGTGGCAGGTCCGACCGGACCTGCGAGGGCGCCTTACGCGCCATGGCCCTTTCGGCCGCTGATGCTGATCATGGGGACACCATGCACCCCGGACCGCTTCGCCGCCCAGCGGTTTTCCGCGGGGCTCTCCGATCCAGGTGTACGAGAAAACCCCCGCCCACTGCATTTCTGCAATGGACGAGGGTTTCACTCGCGTGGCGGCGCCAGGGTTCGAACCTGGGTAGGCTGAGCCGGCAGATTTACAGTCTGCTCCCTTTGGCCACTCGGGCACACCGCCATGATCGCTGCCGTCTTTCCGCCTTGCGGCGGCGCTCCGTGGCAACGACGTAAACGATACCCGATGACCGGGGGTGCTTCGCCACCGGATTGATCAGCACCGCACGTGGGCTCGGTGGCTAGGCTTTGCGGAGCGGTCCGGGGATGTCCGGCCGTGCCCTTCGGGGCCATCACTACCGACTTCAAGGAGCCACAGCACATGGCCGACTCCAGTTTCGACATCGTCTCGAAGGTCGAGCGGCAGGAGGTCGACAACGCCCTCAACCAGTCCGCCAAGGAGCTCTCGCAGCGCTACGACTTCAAGGGCACCGGCGCCACGATCGCCTGGTCCGGCGAGAAGATCCTGATGGAGGCGAACTCCGAGGAGCGCGTCAAGGCCGTCCTGGACGTCTTCGAGACCAAGCTGGTCAAGCGCGGGATCTCCCTCAAGGCGCTCGACGCCGGTGAGCCGCAGCTGTCCGGCAAGGAGTACAAGATCTTCGCCACGATCGAAGAAGGCATCTCCCAGGAGAACGCCAAGAAGGTCGCGAAGATCATCCGTGACGAGGGCCCCAAGGGCGTCAAGGCCCAGGTCCAGGGTGAGGAGCTGCGCGTCAGCTCCAAGAGCCGCGACGACCTCCAGGAAGTCCAGGCCCTCCTCAAGGGCAAGGACCTGGACTTCGCGATCCAGTACGTGAACTACCGCTGATCGCAGGCTCAGGCCTCGGTTCAGCCCGCACACCGGCCCGGCGGTCCTTCGAGGACCGCCGGGCCGCGGTCGTTGCGGCGGGGGCGGGGGGGCGGGTGCGGCAGGGGCTCGTGCGGTGGGGCGGGGCACCGCGGATGGGGCACCGCGGGCGGTGGAGCGGGCGGTGGAGCGGGCGGTGAGCGGGACCGGCGCTCAGTGGGTGTGTGCCGGGCGTGAGCGGCGTACGCGCCCGTGGCGTCCTCCGTGTGCACTTGGGCGGCGGGGAGTGCGCCCACCAGGGTGAGGGGTGTCCGTCACCGCCTCGACAGGGGGTTCCCGCATGCCTGGGGCCGGCACGTTACGTGAAGACTTCGGGGCGTCCGTCGTTGTCGCTCTGGTCGCGCTACCGCTCTGCGTCGGAGTGGCCGTCGCCTCCGGTGTGCCGGCCGAACTCGGGATCCTCACCGGGGTCGTGGGCGGGCTGGTCACCGGCTGGTTCCGGGGAAGTTCCCTCCAGGTGAGCGGCCCGGCCGCCGGGCTCACCGTGCTCGTCTACGAGGCCGTGCGGACCTACGGGCTGCCCGCGCTCGGCGTACTCGTCCTGGCCGCCGGCCTGGTGCAGCTGGGCATGGGCGTGCTGCGGCTCGGGCGGTGGTTCCGGGCGATCTCCGTGGCCGTCGTGCACGGGATGCTGGCCGGCATCGGGCTCGTGCTGATCGCCGGTCAGCTGTACGCCCTGGCCGATGTGCAGGCCCCGGCGCGGACCCTGGAGAAGCTGGCCGGGGCCCTGCAGCTCGGCGGGCGCGCCGACTGGACCGCCGTGGCGCTGGGGGCCGGGA harbors:
- the rpmG gene encoding 50S ribosomal protein L33 translates to MAATDVRPKITLACVECKERNYITKKNRRNNPDRLEMKKHCPRCNSHTAHRETR
- a CDS encoding YajQ family cyclic di-GMP-binding protein produces the protein MADSSFDIVSKVERQEVDNALNQSAKELSQRYDFKGTGATIAWSGEKILMEANSEERVKAVLDVFETKLVKRGISLKALDAGEPQLSGKEYKIFATIEEGISQENAKKVAKIIRDEGPKGVKAQVQGEELRVSSKSRDDLQEVQALLKGKDLDFAIQYVNYR
- a CDS encoding amidohydrolase family protein, with the translated sequence MSDSPPQQPSHSPRNRPGSGQGQGQGQGQGQGPEGTQGSQGPAAPESTTLLLTGARLTDGRTVDVRLGGGRIQAVGTAGSLPAAAGARVDLTGYLLLPAPAEPHSHGDTALTADSEGPVSYSPDEVQRRATEAALLQLGHGATAVRSHVRIGDVHGLGPLEAVLQARRSLRGLTDLTTVAVPRLLTGVAGADGLAMLRDAVKMGASVIGGCPDLDPDPTGFLEAVLELASEHGCPVDLHTDGDDPARLSRLAAMAGGLRPGVSIGPCGGLSRLPLDVATRAADQLAAAGVGVTCLPQGDCAALERRGLRTAPVRLLRAAGVRVAAGSGALRDAGNPVGRGDPLEAAYLLASQGGLRATEAYHSVGGAAREAMGLPEVRVEAGFPAELLAVRGDRIASVLSLAYSRIVIHRGRVVARTSAVREYCDSAVAVALDLPRQGRMEPGP
- a CDS encoding MaoC family dehydratase N-terminal domain-containing protein, translated to MALDQSFVGRSYPPTDPYEVGREKIREFAVAVGDANPVYTDPEAAKAFGHQDVIAPPTFVFAITFAAASQVVDDPQLGLDYSRVVHGDQKFAYTRPVRAGDRLTVTSTIEAIKSLAGNDVIDIRGEVHDESGEHVVTAWTKLVSRAPEPAAAPAAAGSAPEEA
- a CDS encoding TetR/AcrR family transcriptional regulator, which gives rise to MARMSAEERRESVILAAMGEFARGGYYGTSTEAIAKRVGVSQPYLFRLFPNKQAIFLAAAARCMEDIRRVFEEAAKGLHGEDAVEAMSVAYMKLIAEQPEKLQMQLQTYVTVAAAEAAGEPEFGEMVRAAWMELWDTLHVPLGADVKETTSFLAYGMLINTLSAMGFPPGHRVWDGCYPGVRPE
- a CDS encoding DUF3574 domain-containing protein encodes the protein MKWTSDARGKVGGGVLLALLGAGIPALVGAALNSDVGHPYQETRLYFGTERPNGRPPVGEREFTGFLEREITPAFPEGLTLQSGRGQWQRDGKIIRETSYEVVLLYPEAEADERGARIERIRQAYEKRFEQDSVGRSDDRLTADF
- a CDS encoding SDR family oxidoreductase; this encodes MRIVIAGGHGQIALRLERLLAARGYEVAGIIRDPAQGDDLREAGAEPVLCDLESASVEHVAGILQGADAAVFAAGAGPGSGAGRKDTVDRGAAVLFADAAERARVRRFLMVSSMGADTRREGDEVFDHYLRAKGEADEHVRTRLGLEWTVLRPGSLIDDAGTGLVRLEAQTGRGPVTRDDVAAVLAELIETPATAGLTLELIAGSTPVPVAVKDVAGN
- a CDS encoding MaoC family dehydratase, with the protein product MAAQIQYDDVEVGTELPAASFPVTRATLVRYAGASGDFNPIHWNEKFATEVGLPDVIAHGMFTMAEAIRVVTDWVGDPGAVVEYGVRFTKPVVVPNDGQGALIEVTAKVAVKLDDKRVRVDLTAMSAGQKVLGMSRAVVALA